The Methylocystis bryophila genome contains the following window.
ATTGAGGCTGCCCTGGCCGTCCACCGCTCAGAGCATGTCACGGAAAAGTGCGAAGCGGTTTTCCGGTCAGGACGTGCTCCAAGCTTTTGATTTGGCGCGGTTCCTTATCGCTCGAAGGATTCCGTTCGAGCGGGAAACGCGCTAAGCTTGGGCGTCGACGAGGGCGATGAGTCCCTGAAGGAGCGCGACGGGGTCTGGCGGGCAGCCCCGAATGTGCATGTCGACGGGAATAACTTCGGAGACCGCTCCGACGCAGGCGTAGCTTCCCGAAAATACGCCGCCGTTGAAGGCGCAGTCCCCGACGCCGACCACCCATTTGGGGTCCGGCGTCGCGTCATAGGTTCGAAGCAGTGCTTCCCGCATGTTCTTGGTGACGGGTCCCGTCACCATCAGCACGTCGGCGTGGCGCGGCGACGCGACAAAGCGCAGACCAAATCTCTCCAGGTCATAGTAAGCGTTGCTGAGCGCGTGAATCTCCAGCTCGCAGCCGTTGCAGGAACCCGCGTCGACCTCACGGATCGATAAGCTGCGGCCCAGCCTCCGCCGGGTCGTGGCGGCGAGGGTTTCCCCGAGCTTGGCGACGATGTCGTTGTCCAGAGTGGGCGCGGGCTCCGTGAGCGCGTTTCTCAGCAGGCCTTGCAACAGCAGTTTTTTCATCAGTGCGCACTCGGCTTAACGGTCGTGCCCCGAGTAGGAGCAATTGAAGGATTTGTTGCACAGAGGGAAATCGGCGACGATGTTCCCCTTGATCGCGGCTTCCAGCAACGGCCACTGGAACCACGACGGGTCCCGCAGGTGCGCGCAGCGAATGACGCCCTTTTCGATGCGCAGCCAAGCGAGCACGTCGCCGCGGAAACCTTCGACAAGTGACGCGCCCTCGCAGACTTCCGCGCGGCTCGCGTCGACTTTCGTCGCGAGCTCGCCGTTCGGTAGGCGGTCAAGCACCTGCTTGAGGATTTGGAGAGAGGCCTTCACTTCGTCGAAACGAACCCATACGCGCGCGTCGACGTCGCCCCCGGTTGCCGACCCGACATCAAATGAGAGCGAAGGATAAGGCGCGTAGCCGATCGCCTTACGCGCGTCGAAAGTTCGGCCCGAGGCGCGGCCGATAAAGCCGCCGCACGCAAATTGCGCCGCGAGCCGCGGATCGAGGACGCCGGTCGCGACGGTACGATCCTGAAGGGAGGTCGTGTCGCCATAAACGGCGATCAGTCGCTGCAGGCGGGACTCGATCCGTTCAACAAGCGCGCGCAGCGCGGCGATCCCCGCGGCGGTCAGATCGGCCATGACGCCCCCGGGAACCACGCGATCCATCATAAGCCGATGGCCGAAGCATTCGGCCGACGCCCTCAGGATTTCTTCGCGAATGACGCCGCAATGTGCGAGCATCAACGAGAAGGCCGCGTCGTTGCAGATCCCTCCGATATCACCGAAGTGGTTGGCGAGTCGTTCGAGCTCAGCCATGAGCGCCCGCAGATGCGTCGCGCGCTCGGGAACCTCGATCTCGAGAGCCGCCTCGACGGCCTGCGCGAAGGCCAGGCCATAGGCGACAGTACTGTCGCCGGAGACGCGCGCCGCGATTTTTGCGGCGTGATCGATGGGCGCTCCCTGTAGGAGCTGATCGATTCCCTTGTGGACGAACCCCAGCCGCTCCTCGAGTCGGACAACCACCTCGCCGTTAGCCGAAAAACGGAAATGTCCGGGTTCGATGATGCCGGCGTGAACCGGTCCTACCGGAATCTGATGGAGGGGACCGCCCTCGACAGGGAGAAACGTGTACGGGTCGCCCCCCGCCTCCGCAGTTTCCGGCCCGGCTCCGGGATGGCGGAGGCCCCATCGGCCGTGGTCGAGCCAGCGGCGCCGGTCCGTTGCGCCTTCCGCCTCCAAGCCGAAAAGATCCCGGATCGCCTTTTCCAGCCTGATCGCGGGCGGATGGAGATATCCCACCGCGGGATAGGATTTTTCTGCGCCGCAGTCGAAGGAAACGATGCGGACAGTGTCCTTCTCGAAGACGCCCAGATAGACCCAGGCGCCGTCGCTCCAAAGGCTGAGCATGTCGCTCGCGCCGCTTGCAATCTCCTCGATCGTGCGCTTCCACCCCGCAGCGCCAACCACCTCTCGCGGCCACGGGCGAGAAGGAATGGGGAAAGCCGACGAAGCCAGTTTTTCTTTTTGGAGCATGCCAACCATCTGCGACCCCTTCATTCCTACCCAAGAAGATTCGCGACGGTCTTGAACCACGCGACGAGATAAGGAGGCAGATACAGACCCGCAATCAGAACGAGGCCGAGATGAACGGCTAGCGGCGCGAAGGAAGCCTGAACTTCGCCGCGGCTCTCGCTCGGCTCACCGAAAGCCATGCTCGTCAGTCGCATGAGGAGAGCGCCGAAGGCGAGAAGCAGCCCGATGACGAGAGGAACAGCTAGCCACGGCTGCCGTGCGAAGGTGGAGCTGACGACGAGAAACTCGCTCATGAAAACGCCCAAAGGCGGCATGCCACAGATTGCGAGCACGCCCACGACAAGCCCCCAACCCAACAACGGATGGCTGACCGTCAGGCCGCGAATGTCGGCGATCTTCTGGGTTCCCTTGACCTGAGCAATGTGGCCTACCGCGAAGAAGATCGCCGATTTCGTCAGGCTGTGCATCGCCATGTGCAGAAGGCCGGCGAAATTGGCGAGCGGGCCGCCCATGCCGAAGGCGAAAGTGATGATTCCCATGTGCTCGATAGAGGAATAGGCAAAGAGCCGTTTGATGTCGTCGCGCCTATAGAGCATGAAGGCTGCAAAAATGAGGGACCCGAGACCGAGAACCATCAGCATGGGGCCGGGCGTCACTGCCGCGGCGTTCGCCGTCAGAAGCATCTTGAAGCGGAGAACGGCGTAGAGCGCGACGTTCAGCAGCAGTCCCGACAACACCGCGGAAATCGGCGTTGGACCCTCGGCATGCGCGTCGGGAAGCCATGCGTGCATAGGGGCGAGCCCCACCTTGGTCCCGTAGCCCACCATAAGGAAAACGAAAGCGAGATTGAGCAGTCCGGGGCTGATTCGAGCGGCCTGGCCCATCAGGGACGACCACACCATCGCGTCATATCCCTCGCCCAGCACGGGCTCGGCGGCCATGTAGACGAGCGTGGTGCCGAAGAGCGCCAGCGCAATGCCGATGCTGCCCAGAATGAAATATTTCCAGGCGGCCTCCAGAGCCTCATGCGTGCGATAGATGCCAACCATCAGGACGGTCGTCAGCGTCGCCACCTCGACGGCCACCCACATCAACCCGATGTTGCTCGCAAGCAGAGCGAGATTCATCGCACACATCAGAAATTGATACATCGCGTGGTAGAATCGCAGATTGGAGGGCGTGAGCCGGCCGGTCTCGATCTCATGCGCGATGTAGCTGGCGCTGAACACGCTTGTCGTGAAACCCACGAGAGTCGAGAGCGCGACGAAGACGATGTTGAGGTCGTCGACGAATAGGAAGCTTCCGTCCGCCTTCCCTTTGAGAAGGAGAACGATCGCCAGGAAAAACGTCACTGCGCAAGCGACGACGTTGTTCCGCGCCGACCGGCGATAATCTCCCTCTCCCATCGCGAGCACGCAGGCGGCAACCGCCGGGGTCGCGACGAGGGCGGTGGACAGCGAGAAGACTTCCGAGATCATCGACGAGCCTCCCGCACGCGATCAAGTTCCAACAGGTCAACTGTGTCGAAGCGCTCGCGAATGCGAAACAGGAAGATCCCGATCACGATGAAGGCGACGAGAACGGAGAGAGCGATGGAGAACTCGACCACGAGCGGCATCCCATTGGCGCCGGCGGCGGCGAGAATGAGCCCGTTTTCGAGCGACATGAAGCCGATGATCTGGCTGACCGCGTTTCGGCGGGTCACCATCATCAGAAGACCGAGCAGGATGATGGAAAGCGCGAATCCCACATCCTGACGCGAGAAGGGATCATCCCCCTGACTCGTCACCCTGAGCACAGTGACGAAGGACAGCGCGACGAGGGAAATGCCAATGAGCATCGTCGGCCCAATTCCGCCTACGACTTCGACCTCTCGGTGAATGCGTAGCCGCTGTATGATTTGTTTGAGGCTCAGCGGAATGATGAGAGCTTTGAAGACCAAGGCGATCCCGGCCGTCACATAGAGATGGGGAGCCTCCTGCACGTAGGCCTGCCACGCCACCGAAAGCGTCAGCAAAAGAGCATGCAGCGCATACACGTTGATCAGGCCGGAGAGACGGTCCTGGTAGAGCAGCATGAAGCTGACGAGCACGAGGCTGCCCGCGAGAAACTGCGCGATGTCGAGCGAAAGATTCGTCATCAAAGGCTCCGAGTGACGAAGAGGAGGAGAGTTCCCAACAACCCCAGCATCAGCGCGATCCCGAGATACTCTGGAACCCTGAACACGCGCATCTTCGCCGTGGATACTTCGAAGAGCGCGAGCAGGAAGCCCGCGGTGGCGAGCTTGAGGACATAGAAGACCGCGCTGATCGCCATCGCTTCGAGCCCCGCGTCGTGGCTCGCGAGCCCGAAGGGGAGGAAGATACAAATGATCAGCGAGACATAAAGTAGCAGCTTGAGAGCGGAGGCCAGCTCGATGATCGCCAAGTGACGGCCCGAATATTCGAGGATCATGGCTTCGTGCACCATGGTCAATTCGAGGTGGGTCGCTGGATTGTCGACGGGTATGCGGCCGTTCTCGGCGATCGCGACGATCAGAAGGCTGACCAAAGCGAAACCGACCGAGACTCTCAGCTCGGGGTTCGACGCCATATGGGCCGCCACGACCGACAGCTGGGTCGAACCCGCGACCAAGGACACGATGAACACGATCATGATCGTCGCCGGCTCGGCGAAAGAGCCGAACATCGCCTCTCTGCTCGAGCCAATGCCGCCGAAGCTCGTTCCGATGTCCATGCCCGCCAAAGCCAATGTAAACCGCGCCGCGCCTAGTAGAGAGGCGATCGCCAGCAAATCGGCCACCCAGCTGAACGTCAATCCAGTCGCGAAGGTCGGCACGAGAGCCGCGGCGACCCAGGTCGTCGCGAAAACGACGTAAGGCGCTGAGCGGTAGAGCCAGGAGGCGTTGTCCGCGATCACGGCCTCCTTTCTCAAAAGCCGAAGCAGGTCGTAATAGGGCTGCAGGACGGGAGCCCCGCGACGGCGCAGGAGACGCGCCTTCACTTTGCGCGTGAAACCGATCAGGAACGGCGAGAGCGCAAGCACCAGCAGCATCTGCGCCCCCTGCGCGAGGAGGTCTAGAATGAGCGTCATAGCGCGATGATGATCAGCGAGGCGACGAGCGCGACGAAGACGAGGGCGAGATATCCTTGGATGCTGAGGAAGTTCACCACGTTCAGTTTCTCGGCGCCGAACCAGACCGCCGTGGATATCGGCGTGTAGAAGTATCTCATGAAGCGATCCCCGATTGTGACCGTGAAGCTTGCAGCTCGCGTCTCCCCCGGTAGGGGCATGTCCAAGCTCTCGTGCACTGAAAAGGCGAAGGCGCCAAACGCCCTTCGAACCGGCTGCGCGAAGCTGCTCGCGCTGTATTGCGTCATCGGGCTCGGATCGACGTAACCGCAACCCCACGCAGGTCCTCGGCGCGTGTCGCGCGAGCCATATCTGTGAATGAGCTTGGCGACGCCTACCGACGAAATAATGATGAAGGCGAGCACGAGAAGGCCGTTGTAGAGACTACGGCTCTCGGCGATTGGGGCGATCGTCATCCAGGGAATGGCGTCCTGCGCCGGCATCCTGCCGCCGACATAGACGGCTGCGGCTGGCGAGATGGTGTCGATCATATAACCGGGCAGAACGCCCGCCAGCAGGCAGAGGGCGAAGAGACCCGCCATCGCGCCAAGCGACCATTCATCGGTCTCTTTCGCCGTCTCCGCCGCAGGCGATCGAGGCCGGCCGAGAAAAGCTATTCCGAAGGCGCGGACATAGCAGCCGGCGCCGAGAGCGGCGGTCAAAGCGAGCCCCACGCCGACGGCGGGAACGATCAGCCTCAGAATCCACTGCGGCAATGATGGACTGAGCAGGATCGCTTGGAAGGTCAGCCATTCGGAGACGAAGCCGTTCATCGGCGGAAGCGCAGCAATGGCCACGCAGCCCCCGAGAAATAGAAAGGCGGTTTTGGGCATGCCGTGGATCAGTCCGCCTAGACGCTCGATGTTCCTCTCGCCGGTAGCGGAGAGCACCGCGCCCGCGCCGAAGAAGAGCGTGCTCTTGAAGAGCATGTGGTTGAAGACATGGAGCAGCGCCGCCGTGAAGGCCAAGGCGGCCGGCACGGCCTGGCCGTTGGCTTTGAAGGCGAGGGCGAGGCCGAGCGCGATGAAGATGATGCCGATGTTCTCAATCGTGCTGTAGGCCAACAGTCGCTTCAGGTCGGGCTCGATCGTCGCAAACAGCACACCGACGAGCGCGCTGAGGGTGCCGAAGACGAGCGGATGAATGCTCCATAGGAAGTCCGGTGGCCCAAGAAGATCGAACGCGACACGGATAAATCCGTAGACGGCGATCTTGGTCATAACGCCGCTCATGAGCGCGGAGACATGGCTCGGAGCCGCGGGATGCGCGAGCGGAAGCCAAATGTGCAGGGGAACGAGTCCGGCTTTCGAGCCGGCGCCGAGAGTCACCAAGAACAGCACCACGCCCGCTTTCCAGGGCAGCCTGGACGCCTCGCGGATCGAGGCGAAATCATAGGCGCCGTCGACGCCGCCAAGCACGCCGAAAGCCATGAGCAGGCATAAAGTGCCGAAGCTCGCCATGGCGAGATAGATATACGCAGCCTTCCTGTTCTCGACGTCCTCATGGTGCGTTAGCACCAGCGCCCAGGAAACGAGGGACATGAACTCCCAGGAGACCAGAAACGTGAAGGCGTCGTCCGCCAGCACAACGGAAGTCATGCCTGCGATGAAGGCCGGAAAGAAAGGCAGCACGCGCGACGGATGCTTTTCATGCGCGCCATATCCGACGCCGTAGAAGCTGGCCGCCGCGCCGCCGATGCCAATGACGGCGACAAAGAAGGCGCTGAGCGCGTCGAGACGGAAGTGCATGCCGATCCACGGAATGCCGAGCGGCAGGGTTGTCGTGAGAATGCTCGCGCCTCTCGGAATCATCACCGCGAGGGTCAGCGCCAGACTGAGCCCGGCGCTGTATTTGTAGATTCGCTCGCTGGCGTTGTCCCGTCCTCCTTGAACGATTGCAAATCCCGCGAGGCCGAGCAGCGCGCCGACGCATGCCAATGCAAAGTAGAGCGGCATAGACTTCCTTTACCTTAAAAGGATGTTTCCAATGGCGCGACTGAAGGCTCCATTGGCTCGGCTCGCGAGCGATCCTCCCGCGCAAAGGAGCGCGCTTGAGTGAAGGCAGGACGCTTGCGCGGCGCGAGTGGATGATTGGAGGTCGGCACGGTCTGCTCGAGGCCGTGGAATTCGGTCCGCCCGCCATTCCGCTCATAATCTTCGCAGAAGTGATGCAAATATTCCATCACCGTGTGATCGATGCTCGCCGCCTCGGACAAGTCGAAGACGACCGTCTTCTTAGGTGGCAGGGCCGCGAGATCCCCCTTCAGGAAGAGGTAGTTCCCGAAGAAGGCGGCGCCGCTTATCCGAACCTGCAGGACCCCGGGCTCCGTCTCGACGACCCTGTGGCGCAGGCTGACCACCTCGCCCCATTGGACGCTTCGCAGGAAGTGGAAGAGGAACTCGGCGACGATGCCAATGCCGACGCCGATCAGCAGATCCGTCGCAAGCACGCCGATGATCGTGATCACGAATACGGCGAGCGCGTCCCAGCCGACCTCCAGCGTCTTATTGAACTCCTTCGGCGAGGCGAGGCGATAGCCCGTGAAGACAAGTAGCGCAGCCAGAGAGGCGATCGGAATCTGATGGATCAGCTTCGGAAACAGCGCCACGAAAACCAGCAGGAACAGACCGTGGAAGAAGTTGGCCCATCTGGTCTTGGCGCCGTTGGTGACATTCGCGGAGCTGCGGACGATTTCCGCGATCATCGGGAGACCGCCAATCATTCCGGAGATGGCGTTTCCGGCGCCGACCGCGGCCAAATCCCGGTTAAGGTCGGACGTGCGCCGATAGGGATCAAGCTTGTCGACCGCCGCGGCGCTCAAAAGGCTCTCCAGGCTCCCGACCAGGCAGATCGCCACGACCTGCACCCAGAATTCTCCCTTGCTCACTAAGGAGAAATCGGGAAACGCAAAGCCCGCGAAGAAATTCTCCGGAAGAGTGACCAGAAATTTGGGCCCCACGGCGAATTCGTGATGCGACGGAAACGGCTTATCCGGCAAGAAGAGATAGAGATGCTGATGTTCGAGGTCGAAGTAGCGCCCGAGCGCCATGCCCACGATGACCACGACCAGAGGCGCGGGGATCATCTTGACGTAGCGGTTGGTAATGATCGACCAGAGGATGAGAATGCCCAGGCCGAGTCCACCAATGATCGCCACCTCGGGGTTCAGGTTGAGGATGCTAGAGGGTATGGCGCCGATGGTTTGGAACAGCGACTCCGCATCCGGCTTAACGCCCAGCATCAGATGGACTTGTTTCGCCATGATGATGATGCCGATCGCCGCCAACATGCCGTGGACCGCGGAGGTCGGGAAGAACGCGCTCAGCTTGCCGGCTTTGAATATGCCGAGAAGCATCTGGATGACGCTGGCGCAGACGATGGCGGCCAGAGTGTAGCGATATCCCGCGACCGCATTGCCGCCGCCGAGTGCGTGCACGGATTCCAGGATGACCACGATCAGTCCTGCGGCAGGGCCATTGATCGTCACGAAGGAGCCGCTGACGCGGGACACCAACAAGCCGCCGACAACGGCGGAGATGATGCCAGCCTGAGGCGGAAAGCCGGAAGCCATCGCGATGCCGAGACACAAGGGCAAGGCGATGAGAAACACCAGGAAGCCGGAAAGCACGTCGGCGCGCCAGTTCTCGACGAGACCGGCAAAACCTGTTCTTGGGAGCGCACAATCTGACATCGGTTTCATCTTTCCTATTGTCGTTCGCTGTCGGCTCTCATTGCTATTTCGCAACCGAGAAACATGCTTCGGCTCAATGCCGATTCAGTAACAGCATCCGAGTGGAGTTGTTTTTCTGAAGCGCGTCTGTATTTCATCCGCCGTCATTGAAGCGCGCGCCCCCCAAGCCGCGTCCAACGCCCCGCGCTTACTTGTCTCATCTTCGATACGAGCACCGCTCGCAGCGCCAACCACACCTAATTGAGCGGCGCCTAGCTCATTTCGAAAGCGCGACCTTCTCGATGGCTTCCACGAAAGTCTCGTGGAGGCGGGAGGCTGCGGAAATCGCAGCGCCTAAAAAAGCGGCCGGCGCCGCTAGGAGTGAGGCAGCCTTGGCGCGGGAATTTTTCGCTTTGGCGTTTTTCATGTGCAGTTCATCCTTGTTTTTACGAGGACAACGCGATTTTCTGAATCGCGTTTGTCAGTTTTGTTGCAAAGAGGGCGCCGCGGAAAGCTCGACGCCAGAAGGTGCGCCGGTGAGCGTCGCAAACAACGATGGCGGGTTAAGGGACACAGAAGCTAACGTGGTGAAAACCACCGCAGCTAGAATTTCCCGCTTCATTGTATCCTGCTCTCCGACTTCATCCCGTTTCAGTTGCTTTTTCGTAGTCGTCAGCGCCGCTCTCGCGATCTCGATTCTCTGTCGGCCTCTCTGTGCCGCTCGCTAAGCAGGGGTGAGCTCCTTCGAATCCGGCTGACAAGCGAAGCTCCCCGAGCGTCGATATGTTGCGGGCGCCGCGACGAAGAAGGAGGCTACCAATGTCGCAACACGACCTTTATACGTCGTGTTGCGACATAACGCAAGCATTCTCTCTCGTAACTGGGATCATGTTGTCGACCTCCTGCTCTTCCGCACGTGGAATGAAGGATCCGAGCCTCGCAGCGCGTGCAAAAAAATCATTCCCATTTTCAGCGCACGATGGAGTGCCTCGTGGACTTCAATGCGCCAGCGAACGTCGCCGCCCATTTGGTCTCAAGTTGGAGCAAGAGAGCGCGTCCCGATTGCGTCGAATCACGCGATCGAGAAGGACTCGCTCCGGATCAAGAAGTTTAGAGCGAGCGCCCTGCTATGACTGACGCGGCAAAAATAGAGTTTGACGCATAAGGGCGCCATGCCGAAACCGAGGCCGGCGCATAAGGAAAACATAAAGGGGGGCTAGGCCCTCTATTGCTCACAATGTCTTGGCGGCCGCGAGCACCGCCAAGGGCGATGAGGCCGGGAACAAGGAATACAGCGATATCTTGGTTCATTGAGACAGACTCCCACTGATGGCGGCGCGGTTGCGCTGCTCTCTCAAGTAGGAGTCATCAGCCTTTGCGGCGGTTACGGGGGCACCCCATCCCCTGGATGGCACCAATACATGGGAAGCCATCTCAGCAGTCAGGTACAGAGGTTCAAGAAGAGAGTCAACCCGCGTTGCAAATCGAGATTGCCGCGTCCAGCTGCGCGTCCTTCTCCGATGTGCGAGCCCAGATCAAGAAGTCAGCGCACGTGCTCTACCCAGAGCACCACCGAAAATCGCGCCGACTACGGCGCTCGCTATACAGACGGGAAAGCCCAGCACCGCGAAACCGACGAACAGGCCAAAAAGAGCGCCTAGTCCCGCACACGCTAGTGGATTGAATCTAACGCTTGGTGCCCGCGTCTGACGGCGGCGATGATTTTTTCTGGATCGGCGGTCCAAGTGAAGGGCTTCGCCTGGCCATTGTGGTCTGCGAGGAAGCGACTGATGGCGGCCTGGAGGTCTGCAACCGAGAAGAAAACCCCGCGCTTCAGGCGCCGCATCGTGAACTTGGCGAAGAACCCCTCGACGGCGTTGAACGCCCGACCACCGTGCCATCGAGCACGTTCAGCGCGGCGAAGAGGGTCGTCGTTCCATGGCGCTTGTAATCGTGGGTCATCGTGCCGGCACGGCCCTTTTTGAGCACCAGAGGCCGGGTTGAGTTCGGTCGAGCGCCTGGATTTGGCTCTTTTCGTCAACGCTGAGCACGATAGCGTGCGCTGGCGGGTCCACGTAAAGCCGGACGACGTCGCGTAGCTTGGATACAAACTCAGGGTCCCTGGAGAGCTTGAAAAGACGGATGCGATGCGGCTGGAGCCCATGCGCCCGCCAGATGTGCTGCACCGAACTCACCGAAGGACCAACGGCTTGGCCATCATCGCGCCGGTCCAATGGGTCGCCTCGTCGGGCGGTTCCTGCAGCGTCAGCGCGACGACGCGCTCGGCGACGTCGACACCAAGCCGCGCAATGCGAGAAGGCCGTGTCTTATCGCGCAGAAGACCCTCGAAGCCTTCCTGCATGAAGCGTTCTTGCTAGCGCCAGACGCAAGTCTTCGACGTGCCAGTCCGACGCATGATCTCATTCGTGCCGAACCCTTCCGCGGAGAGAAGGACGATCTCAGCGCGCCACGCATGCTTTTGCGCGGCGTTGCGGTCTCTCGCGACCGCCTGAAGCCGCTTACGATCCGCGCCCGAAACAGTGATGGAAATCCCATTGCGCATGCGCCAGACTCGCACCCGAAGGACCCGCTGGGAATCCCTCCAGGACTGAACCGTCAGATTTTATCCACTAGGGGAATTTTGAGCTCATGCTTGGCGCGGAACTTGTCGTGGCTCTTGGCGGAATCGGGCAAGACGCCAAGGATTGCAGTGCCCGCCTTGGCGAAGGCGACGCCACGCGCCTGAGCGACGAATCGTCTCAGGCGCCCTGCAAGGCGGCGACATGGGCCGCGACGGACTTCGCGAGCGCGTGGAGATGGTAGCCGCCCTCGAGCGAGGACACGACGCGCCCCCCGCAGCATGTCTCGGCCGTCTCGACCAGGCGCTGGGTCGCCTCGAAATAATCCTGCTCCTCGAGCCGCAAGCCGCCGAGCGGATCGTCTCGATGCGCGTCGAAGCCCGCTGAGATCAGCAACAGATCCGGCCCGAAGGCTTTGATGCGAGGCAGGATGACCTCCCGCAGC
Protein-coding sequences here:
- a CDS encoding NADH-quinone oxidoreductase subunit B family protein yields the protein MKKLLLQGLLRNALTEPAPTLDNDIVAKLGETLAATTRRRLGRSLSIREVDAGSCNGCELEIHALSNAYYDLERFGLRFVASPRHADVLMVTGPVTKNMREALLRTYDATPDPKWVVGVGDCAFNGGVFSGSYACVGAVSEVIPVDMHIRGCPPDPVALLQGLIALVDAQA
- a CDS encoding nickel-dependent hydrogenase large subunit, with the protein product MVGMLQKEKLASSAFPIPSRPWPREVVGAAGWKRTIEEIASGASDMLSLWSDGAWVYLGVFEKDTVRIVSFDCGAEKSYPAVGYLHPPAIRLEKAIRDLFGLEAEGATDRRRWLDHGRWGLRHPGAGPETAEAGGDPYTFLPVEGGPLHQIPVGPVHAGIIEPGHFRFSANGEVVVRLEERLGFVHKGIDQLLQGAPIDHAAKIAARVSGDSTVAYGLAFAQAVEAALEIEVPERATHLRALMAELERLANHFGDIGGICNDAAFSLMLAHCGVIREEILRASAECFGHRLMMDRVVPGGVMADLTAAGIAALRALVERIESRLQRLIAVYGDTTSLQDRTVATGVLDPRLAAQFACGGFIGRASGRTFDARKAIGYAPYPSLSFDVGSATGGDVDARVWVRFDEVKASLQILKQVLDRLPNGELATKVDASRAEVCEGASLVEGFRGDVLAWLRIEKGVIRCAHLRDPSWFQWPLLEAAIKGNIVADFPLCNKSFNCSYSGHDR
- a CDS encoding hydrogenase 4 subunit F — translated: MISEVFSLSTALVATPAVAACVLAMGEGDYRRSARNNVVACAVTFFLAIVLLLKGKADGSFLFVDDLNIVFVALSTLVGFTTSVFSASYIAHEIETGRLTPSNLRFYHAMYQFLMCAMNLALLASNIGLMWVAVEVATLTTVLMVGIYRTHEALEAAWKYFILGSIGIALALFGTTLVYMAAEPVLGEGYDAMVWSSLMGQAARISPGLLNLAFVFLMVGYGTKVGLAPMHAWLPDAHAEGPTPISAVLSGLLLNVALYAVLRFKMLLTANAAAVTPGPMLMVLGLGSLIFAAFMLYRRDDIKRLFAYSSIEHMGIITFAFGMGGPLANFAGLLHMAMHSLTKSAIFFAVGHIAQVKGTQKIADIRGLTVSHPLLGWGLVVGVLAICGMPPLGVFMSEFLVVSSTFARQPWLAVPLVIGLLLAFGALLMRLTSMAFGEPSESRGEVQASFAPLAVHLGLVLIAGLYLPPYLVAWFKTVANLLG
- a CDS encoding hydrogenase-4 component E, which gives rise to MTNLSLDIAQFLAGSLVLVSFMLLYQDRLSGLINVYALHALLLTLSVAWQAYVQEAPHLYVTAGIALVFKALIIPLSLKQIIQRLRIHREVEVVGGIGPTMLIGISLVALSFVTVLRVTSQGDDPFSRQDVGFALSIILLGLLMMVTRRNAVSQIIGFMSLENGLILAAAGANGMPLVVEFSIALSVLVAFIVIGIFLFRIRERFDTVDLLELDRVREARR
- a CDS encoding respiratory chain complex I subunit 1 family protein; this translates as MTLILDLLAQGAQMLLVLALSPFLIGFTRKVKARLLRRRGAPVLQPYYDLLRLLRKEAVIADNASWLYRSAPYVVFATTWVAAALVPTFATGLTFSWVADLLAIASLLGAARFTLALAGMDIGTSFGGIGSSREAMFGSFAEPATIMIVFIVSLVAGSTQLSVVAAHMASNPELRVSVGFALVSLLIVAIAENGRIPVDNPATHLELTMVHEAMILEYSGRHLAIIELASALKLLLYVSLIICIFLPFGLASHDAGLEAMAISAVFYVLKLATAGFLLALFEVSTAKMRVFRVPEYLGIALMLGLLGTLLLFVTRSL
- the hyfB gene encoding hydrogenase 4 subunit B; translated protein: MPLYFALACVGALLGLAGFAIVQGGRDNASERIYKYSAGLSLALTLAVMIPRGASILTTTLPLGIPWIGMHFRLDALSAFFVAVIGIGGAAASFYGVGYGAHEKHPSRVLPFFPAFIAGMTSVVLADDAFTFLVSWEFMSLVSWALVLTHHEDVENRKAAYIYLAMASFGTLCLLMAFGVLGGVDGAYDFASIREASRLPWKAGVVLFLVTLGAGSKAGLVPLHIWLPLAHPAAPSHVSALMSGVMTKIAVYGFIRVAFDLLGPPDFLWSIHPLVFGTLSALVGVLFATIEPDLKRLLAYSTIENIGIIFIALGLALAFKANGQAVPAALAFTAALLHVFNHMLFKSTLFFGAGAVLSATGERNIERLGGLIHGMPKTAFLFLGGCVAIAALPPMNGFVSEWLTFQAILLSPSLPQWILRLIVPAVGVGLALTAALGAGCYVRAFGIAFLGRPRSPAAETAKETDEWSLGAMAGLFALCLLAGVLPGYMIDTISPAAAVYVGGRMPAQDAIPWMTIAPIAESRSLYNGLLVLAFIIISSVGVAKLIHRYGSRDTRRGPAWGCGYVDPSPMTQYSASSFAQPVRRAFGAFAFSVHESLDMPLPGETRAASFTVTIGDRFMRYFYTPISTAVWFGAEKLNVVNFLSIQGYLALVFVALVASLIIIAL
- a CDS encoding SulP family inorganic anion transporter; the encoded protein is MSDCALPRTGFAGLVENWRADVLSGFLVFLIALPLCLGIAMASGFPPQAGIISAVVGGLLVSRVSGSFVTINGPAAGLIVVILESVHALGGGNAVAGYRYTLAAIVCASVIQMLLGIFKAGKLSAFFPTSAVHGMLAAIGIIIMAKQVHLMLGVKPDAESLFQTIGAIPSSILNLNPEVAIIGGLGLGILILWSIITNRYVKMIPAPLVVVIVGMALGRYFDLEHQHLYLFLPDKPFPSHHEFAVGPKFLVTLPENFFAGFAFPDFSLVSKGEFWVQVVAICLVGSLESLLSAAAVDKLDPYRRTSDLNRDLAAVGAGNAISGMIGGLPMIAEIVRSSANVTNGAKTRWANFFHGLFLLVFVALFPKLIHQIPIASLAALLVFTGYRLASPKEFNKTLEVGWDALAVFVITIIGVLATDLLIGVGIGIVAEFLFHFLRSVQWGEVVSLRHRVVETEPGVLQVRISGAAFFGNYLFLKGDLAALPPKKTVVFDLSEAASIDHTVMEYLHHFCEDYERNGGRTEFHGLEQTVPTSNHPLAPRKRPAFTQARSFAREDRSRAEPMEPSVAPLETSF